The Chryseobacterium glaciei DNA window TGAAGATCAGCTTTTTCATAATCTGTTGATTAATGATTTCCACTTTAAATTTAAAACACCAAAAACCGCTTCATGAATGATTCCTCCATTCATTTTGCTTTCTCCCAATATTCTGTTTGTAAAAATAATAGGTACTTCTACAATTTTATAGCCTTTTTTAAAAGCTCTGAATTTCATTTCGATCTGAAATCCGTACCCTTTTAATCTAACATTATCCAATCCTATCTCTTCTAAAACTTTTCTTGAAAAACAGACAAAACCTGCTGTTGTATCATGAATCGGAAGTCCTAAAACAAACCTCACATATTTCGAAGCAAAATAAGAAAGTAAAACTCTTCCCATTGGCCAGTTTACCACATTTACTCCTTTTGAATAACGGGAACCGATCGCCATATCTGCATTTAAACAAGCTTCAAACAATTTAGGAAGATCACTTGGATTGTGAGAAAAATCGGCATCCATTTCAAAAATATAATCATAATTGTTTTGAATTGCCCATTTAAACCCGTGAATATAGGCCTTTCCCAAACCGTCTTTCACATGTCTTATCGACAAATGTAAAGTGTGAGGAAACTTCTTCTGAAGATCTTTTACAATGTTGGAAGTTCCGTCCGGAGACGAGTCATCCACCACCAAAATATGAAAGTCATCTTCCAACGCAAAAACCGCGGAAATTATACTTTCTATATTTTCCTTTTCATTATAAGTTGGGATGATGACGAGTTTTTTCATTTCAATTTGCAAAGATAGTTTATTTAACCTTTTTATTTTATACAAAATAATCTATAATTTTGCAAAAAACATTCCTTTGCCGTTATCACAAAATTTTATTAATAATGTAAGAATACCTGAGAACAACGATTGGGTAATCTTTATATTGTTGGGTTGTATATTTTTATACCTATTTATGATGAATATCATAGAAAGAGGCGCCAACCTAAAAGACTTTTTGCTTCAAAAATATTTTGACGCAAGCAATAACCTTCCGAGTTGGATCATTACGTCCTGTGTAATGGCTCTTACTTTGGCAGTTTTAATCTCTCAATATATTCCGATTGTACCTAAATATGTTGCCGATCTGAGTGTTTTGGGGTATCAATTGAATAAATTTGGATATAGTTTAACAATAGTTATTCTATTTTATTTCATAAAAACGACTTTAGGGTTTGTTTTTTATCAAAGCATAGGTGATGGTAAAAAATGGCTGGTTTTTTATTTTACCTCCACCAAATTTTATTTCGTTTTGTCATTTTTATTAATAATTTTATGTGTAACCCACTACTATTTCCCTATTGACAGAAATAAAATGTTTTTATACTATTTGTTCTTCTTTTCTTTTGTATTCATTTTCAAAGTTTTTTTCTATTTATTTCACAAGAACAATGTTTTACCTGAAAAATGGTATTATAAATTTTTGTATATTTGCACCCTCCAAATCGCACCTTTATTGTTGCTTTGGAAACTATTATTTTTTTAATAAATGTCAATGATGAGAATAAAGTCTATATTGGTTTCTCAACCAGCGCCTAGTGAGTCTTCTCCATATTTGGAAATAGCGAAGAAGGAAAAAATAAAGATTGACTTCCGCCCTTTTATCCACGTCGAAGGAGTTGACAACAAAGAACTTAGAACACAGAAGATAGATCTAACGCAATACACTGGAATTATTTTTACCAGCAAAAATGCGATTGATCACTATTTCAGACTTGCAGAAGAATTGCGTTTCAGCGTACCAGATACGATGAGATACATCTGCCAGTCCGAAGCAGTTGCCAACTATCTTCAAAAGCATATTGTGTACAGAAAAAGAAAGATCAGTTTTGGGGAGAAAAACTTCTCAGACTTGGCTCCGCTTTTCAAGAAATTCCCTACTGAGAAGTATCTATTACCTTCTTCAGATGTTTTAAGTCCGGATATCATTAAAACTTTAGATACCTCAAACGTAGATTGGACAAGAGCGATCATGTACAGAACAGTTTGCAGTGATTTAACGGATATTACGATTAAAGATTACGACATGTTGATCTTCTTTAGTCCACAAGGAATTAAATCTTTACAACAAAATTTCCCTGAATTCAAACAGGACGAAACTAATATCGGTGTTTTCGGTAACACAACATTAGCAGCAGCCGAAGAAGCAGGATTAAGAGTAGATTTAATGGCGCCTACAAAAGAAACGCCATCCATGACAATGGCCCTTGAAAAATACATTAAAGCGCTTCATAAATAGCTTTTACTATAAAATATAAATCAGCCGTCTTTTCAATTAAAGGAAAGATGGCTTTTTTTTAACTAAATTTGAACAAGAATTAATATTGAATGGAAGCTCCACAGGCAAAAAAAATAGAAAAAACACTAGAAATACACGGAGATAAAAGAACTGACAATTATTTCTGGCTCAATGAAAGAGAAAATCCCGAAGTCATAAAATATCTTGAAGAAGAAAACGCTTACGAAGAGTTTATGATGAAGGACACCGAAGAGCTTCAAGAAGAGCTTTACGAAGAAATGAAAGCCCGCTACAAAAAAGACGATGAGTCTCTACCCTATTTCTTCAACGAATATTGGTACATTGTACGTTATGAAGAAGGAAAAGAATATCCTATTTTTTGCAGAAAACATAAAAGTTTAGACAATACAGAAGAAATTATTCTTGATGTAAATGTACTTGCAGAAGGCGAAACATTTTTCGAAGTAGGAAGCGTTGCCGTAAGTCCGAATAATAAATTAATGTCCTTTTCGTCCGATAATGTTGGAAGAAGAATTTATGACATTAATTTCAAAAACCTAGAAACAGAAGAAATTCTTTCTGATAAAATAGAAAACACAACAGGTAAAGCTGTTTGGGCGAATGATAACGAACATGTTTTTTATATCAGAAAAGATGATAGTTTACGTGCATTTCAAGTGTACAGACATAAATTAGGAACAGAACCTTCGGAAGATATTTTAATTTTCCATGAAGAGGATGATACTTTTGATGTGAATGTTTTCAAGACAAAATCATTGGAATATATTTTCCTGGCGAGTTCAAGCACGATTTCAGATGAACACCGTTTTATTCCTGCTGATGATGTTTTTGCAGAATGGAAAATGATTCAGTCAAGAATCGATGATCTTGAATATTCTGTAGAACATTATGAAGATGAATTTTACATTATCACCAATGCCGACGACGCGATCAATTTTAAAATTGTAAAAGCAAAAATCGATAATTGTGGAATGGAAAACTGGGTAGACGTAATTCCGCACCGCGCAGAAGTTCTATTGGAAGGTTTTGAAATATTTAAAGATTATCTTATTCTCGAAGAAAGAGAAAGAGGTCTTTTACAGATAAAAATCATCGAAGAGAAAACAAACGAATCTTATTATCTTCCTTTCTCGGATCCAACTTACACCGCTTACATCGGAACCAATTTAGAATTTGACACCGAAGTTTTACGTTACGGTTATACCTCGCTTATACAACCAAATGCAACTTACGAATATAACCTTAAAGACAAAACAACAAAACTGTTGAAGCAACAGGAAGTTTTGGGAGGAAAATTCATTGCTGAAAATTATATTTCTGAGAGAATTTGGGCAGATTCAAGAGATGGGGAAACAAAAGTTCCAATTTCTTTAGTTTATCATAAAGACACGAAAAAAACAGCTGATACTCCCGTACTTCTATATGGTTATGGAAGTTACGGACACACAGTTGATGCAAGTTTCTCGAATGTGAGATTATCAATTTTAGATAGAGGTTTCATTTACGCGATCGCTCATATACGAGGTGGAGAATATCTAGGAAGAGAATGGTACGAAGACGGAAAAATGCTGTTTAAGAAAAACACATTCTTCGATTTTATTGACGCAGGGAAATATTTAATTAAAGAAAACTATACTTCATCAAAGCATTTATACGCCATGGGCGGAAGCGCAGGTGGATTATTGGTTGGAGCGGTTATCAATTACGAGCCGAAACTTTTCAACGGAATTGTTTCTCAGGTTCCTTTTGTGGATGTTGTGACAACGATGTTGGATGAAACGATTCCATTAACAACCGGAGAATATGACGAATGGGGAAATCCAAACGACAAAGAATATTATCAATACATGAAAGATTATTCGCCTTACGATAACGTAGAAGCAAAAGAATATCCTCATATGCTGATTACTACAGGTCTGCACGATTCTCAGGTTCAATATTGGGAGCCTGCAAAATGGACTGCGAAATTAAGAGAATTAAAAACTGACAACAATCTTTTGCTATTCAAAACCGACATGAGTTCAGGTCACGGAGGTGCAAGCGGAAGATTTGAATCATTAAAAGAAGACGCACTAGAATATGCCTTCTTGTTAAAATTAGAAAACGAAAAAGGATGATTAACGAATCTGAATACTGGAAAAAAGTAGAACAATTTTTCGAGGACAACTTTGAGACTGAAAAAAATCCGCCAATCGAGACGATATTATTTCTGATTGGTCTTCAGGAACTTGGAAGTGGTCAACAAAAATATACGAAAGACGATAAATTAAACATTCTTCATATTGCTGTTTGCAGATTATTAGAGCCATTTGGTTATTATAAATTCACGCATTACGAAGACGGATGGCCTCATTTTGAAAAATTGGAAGGACTGCCGGAATTAAAGCCCAATGAGCAATCATTGCTTATGAAAAAAGCGGTTATTCAATATTTTCAGGATGAAGAATTGATATAAATAAAAACGGAAAGTATTAGCTTTCCGTTTTTTTATTTTAAACCATTAAGGTCAATTTAGGAGTTAAGTTTAATTAAGAAAATCATTTTGATCTTTAAGTCTTACACGAAGCAAGCTTAATACTCTTAACAACTTAACTAAATCTTAATGGTTCAAATTATTTTAAAATTTCCTCAAGCTGATTCAAGCCCATTTTGAAACCTTCTTCAAAACCCATTTCCAACTGCTGTTTTATACCTTCCGGAGATGCAAAATGAATATTGACAGTCACTTTTGCACCTTCTTCTACCCCTGTAAATCCAAACAGCCATTTTGATTGCCCAAAATCTTGATTAATATTGCCATTTTCATCACAGAAAGCATCTGTTCCATCAAAACTACGATGCTCCGTGATTTCGCCATATTTTACCTGTGCATAATGCTTCTCTCCTTCCGGGCCAACCATTGAGTACAGCCAAATTCTACCTTCCTTAAAATCCTGTTCTTTTGTTTCACACTTCCATGGTTTTGGAGCCCACCATTGATCCAATAATTCTGATTTTGTAAAATAATCCCATACTTTTGACACATCTGCATTAAAAATTTTCATTACATACACTGTATTAGAATCAAAATCTTTGTTAAAAACGATATTAGATTTCATAAGTAATTATTTTTAACAAACTTAATATATTATTCTCTCACAAGGCTTTTCCTATGACAAGTATTTAAAAATTTATAATAAAATGTTAAAAAACGTGGTTTTAAGAAAAATTACACAATTTTTTGGCTCGTTTTTTGTTTATGAAGTCTTAAAATAATTAATTTTAACATTCATAATTCCAAAATTTTTAAAATAAAATAATGAATAATAAATTCATCCCAATAATTTCAGTGTTTATGACGATCTCACTGATTGTCTTTGTTACGCTCCAATTTTATTGGTTGAAAAGATATTATAATGTCCTAGAGCAAGATTTTACAAGTAAAGTATTTTCTACCTTAGAAAGTACCGCCAAAAGCGTTACCGAAATTGAGATAGAAAAATACATGAACGAGAATAATAAAAACTTTCGAAATAATATTCTTGCCAACAATAAACAGCCTTCTTTAACCACCATTCAGCAGGTTGAAGATTCTGGTACTCAGAGACAAATTATTTATTCTAAAAATATTATTGAAAGAAGCCAGCTTCCGATCTCTCAAAGTGGAGATTCAATAAAATGGACAACACTTTACAGCGATGAAGCTGCCTATAAAATAAAAAGGGATACCACAAAACCTCAACAGCTTACCTCAGAACTTAATAATGAAATTGAAAATGGAGATTATACCATAAAAGAATTTGCGAAAATTTATGGGAATAATTTACCCATCACCAAAAGAGTTGATGACAAAGTGCTGGATTCTATTATTTCAAAAGAGCTTAAAATTAGAGGAATTTCCGCAAAATTTGGTTACGGAATTACGGATAAAAACAATAAACTTACGAGCATAGTCAACAAAGACTATAAAGACAAAAAAGACAATACGCCTTACAGCTACCCTCTTTTTACAGACAATAAAGACCGTACCTTATATTCTTTGGCTTTAGTTTTTCCTAAAAAAGAATATTCTTTGGCGATGAATAACTGGCCGATGCTTTTGGGGACTTTCCTTTCGTTATTGACGATTTTGGGAATTTATATTATTTCCATTAATTATATGATGAGACAGAAAAAATTGGCTGAAGTAAAAACGGACTTCATCAACAACATGTCGCATGAATTCAAGACTCCTTTAGCAACAATTTCGGTAGCAACAGACTCTTTAGCGAATGATAAAATTGCCACCAATCCTGATAAGGTTAAATATTATTCAGAATTGATTAAACAGGAGAATCTGAGGATGAAAAAACAGGTAGAAAACGTTCTCAACATGTCTAAACTGGAGAGAAACGAGGTAAATCTATTCCTAAAAGAAGCTAACGTAAGAGAATTAATCAAAAGAACTACAGAATCATTTAACCTGATCGTGAAACAAAGAAACGGTTCATTGACACAAGAGTTCAACGCAGAGAAATATATTTTTAAAATTGATGAATTTCATATTTCAAATATGTTGGTGAATTTATTGGACAATGCCAATAAATATTCTCCGGAAACACCTGAAATTCATGTAAAAACAAGAAATGAAGGCAATTTCTACGTCATTGAAATTTCCGACAAAGGAATGGGAATGGAAACCCAGAATAAAACGAAAATTTTCGACAAATTCTTTAGAGAAGAAACCGGAAATATTCATAATGTGAAAGGACAAGGGTTGGGACTTTCTTACGTTAAGAAAATCGTAGAACTACATAAAGGACAGGTTATTGTAGATTCTGAGAAAGAATCGGGAAGCACGTTTACGATCAAGCTTCCAATGAGTTAAAAAAAATAAGTATTAAATCACAAAACAAAATATTACAAAAAAAGAAGGAATAGCTAGTTCATTCTTAATTTATTAATTATTAATTACTTGAAATTATGAGCAACAGAATATTATTAGTAGAGGACGATCAGAGTTTCGGCGCAGTGTTGAAGGATTATTTAACGATCAATAACTTTGAAGTTACGCTGGCTGTAGATGGAGAACAGGGATTAAAAGAATTTACAGAAAACGAATTCGATATCTGTATTTTCGATGTCATGATGCCTAAAAAAGACGGGTTTTCATTGGCAGAAGATGTTAAAAAAATCGATAAAAATACACCAATCATTTTCTTGACAGCAAGAAATATGAGAGAAGATATATTAAAAGGATATCAATTGGGAGCTGATGATTACATCACGAAACCATTTGATACTGAATTACTTTTATATAAAATCAAAGCAATCCTTCAAAGAAGTTCTACATTGGAAAATGAAGAGCAGGAGCAATTCAAGATCAGCAATATTTTCTTTGATTCTATGTTGAGACAATTGAGAGTTGGTGATAAAGAATACAAACTTTCTCCAAAAGAAAACGAATTGTTGAAACTTCTTTGCATCCACAGAAACGACTTCATGCCGAGAGACTTAGCATTAAGAAAGATCTGGAAAAAAGAAAACTACTTCACCGCAAGAAGTATGGACGTTTACATCGCAAAACTTCGTAAATTATTAAAAGATGACGAAGGATTGGAAATTATCAACGTTCACGGAGAAGGATTCAGACTTTTAGTTAAGAATTAATTCCAGATTAAGATTATAAATATAAAATTAGCAAAACAATTAAAAATGTTTTGCTAATTTTGTTTCATACCATTTTGGATATGAAGAATACATTTTTAGGATTAATTGCTATTTCGATATTGACAGTTTCTTGTAAAAAAGATGAAAGCGCAACATATATTGAAGAGGAAGCCAGCGTTCAGTCGAATGCAGTTGCTAATGCACCTCAAACATCCCTTTTAGATCAGGCCGGAATTTCAAGCCAAAACGCAACTGCCGTAGCAGCAGGAATTAATCCTGCCCACGGACAGCCGGGTCACAGATGTGACATTCCTGTCGGACAGCCTTTGAATAGCAACCCTGCACCGACAGCTCAAAATACACCTGTTAATAACGTTCCGAATGCGGTTCAGATCGATCCGAATACTTTACCTGCAGGACAATTCGTTGTTCCGGACAAGAAACAGGTAAAAACAGCGCCAGGAATGAATCCTCCACATGGAGAACAGGGACATAGATGCGATATTCCTGTTGGACAGCCCTTAAACAGCAAACCTGCTCCGCAAACGACACCAGCCAATGTAGTTCAATCTACTCCGGCTCCGGCACCTCAACAGGCTCTTGCAGTTGGTGAAAAACCAAAACTGAATCCGCCTCATGGTGAGCCTTTTCACAGTTGTTCACTAAAAGTGGGAGATCCTTTACCATAATTTTTGTAAATTTGCACTCGTGAAGCTAGTCCAGATTTTGACGATCATTTTCTGCCTTGGGATTTTTTTGATTCCTAAGGATAATTTCTATGCTCAGGCTTCACAGGAAACTTGCTGCAAAAAAGAGTCTAAATCAGACGATTGCTGTAAAAATCATCACACTTCATCCAAAGAAAATCACTCTAAAGAAAGTAAATCATCTTGTAATGATGACTGCTGTACTTTTTGCGTGTCTTGCGCACCGTTTTTAGAAATTACATCTTCTAAAAGCTTGTTATCTTTAGACTTTTCGAATTTTAATCTTACTGAAAATTTACAATTTCAATATTCTGATCCTTATGTTTCAGATGGTTTAAAAGATATCTGGCAGCCGCCTAAACTGGGTTAATTACATGTCAACCAGTTCATTATTCTATAATGAACCGATTTTTAATTAATCTAAATTTTAAACAAATGAAATTATATATTTCCAAGGTCATTCTTGGTGCATTCTTACTATTTACCCAAATTATTTTTGCTCAAAATCTTTCTAAAAGTCAGTTTAAAGTTAAAGGAAACTGCGAAATGTGTAAGGAAAGAATTGAAACAACCGCTAAAAAGGCAGGCGCAAAAGAAGCCAGATATTCTATTGATTCTCAAATCTTAACTTTAGAAACTGACAGTAACGTTTCAACTGACGAGATTTTAAATAAAGTTGCAGAAGCGGGACATGACAATGAAAAATTCAAAGCATCAAATGAGACGTATGAAAATCTTCCGGGATGTTGTCATTACGAAAGAGATTTACAACCTAAAATTGCAGAAAATCATGAACATCATTCCAAAAAAGAGAATGAGTTTTATGTAAAAGGAAACTGTGCGTCTTGTAAAGCAAGAATTGAAAAAGCAGCCAAAGACGCTGGTGCAAAATCTGCGGATTGGAATGCAGAAAAGCAAACCGTTACATTAGATTTTGATTCATCAAAAACCTCAGCAGATAAAATTTTAAAGAAAATTGCAGACGTTGGTCATGATAATGAAAAGTATAAATCCAGCGACAGCACTTATAAAAATCTGCCATCATGTTGTTTGTACGACCGAGAAATCGCGTTAGGAGAAAAGAACCCTAATGTACATTATGAAGAAGATACAAAGTCTGAACATTCAGAACACGCTGATCAAAACGCTTCAAACGAAAACCATGAAAAACATATTGAAGGCGTAATTGTAACAGGTGGAAAAGCAGCAACTTCTTTAAGCAAGAAAGAAGCAGGGCTAGTTTTTAATATTGATAAAAAAGAATTATTAAAAGCAGCTTGCTGTAATTTATCCGAAAGCTTTGAAACCAATGCGACGGTTGATGTTTCTTTCAGCAATGCAGTTACAGGAACCAAACAATTGAAAATGTTAGGCTTGGACCAGAAATACACAAGCTTAACTAAAGAATTACTTCCTGAGATTAGAGGTTTGGCTTCTGCGTATGGATTAAGTTTCATTCCCGGAAGATGGATCGAAAGCATCCAGCTAACCAAAGGAGGAAGTACGGTTACCAATGGCTACGAAAGTATTACAGGACAGATCAATACAGAGCTTTTAAAAAATGCTAAAGAACCTGAAACTTCATTAAATCTTTTCTCTGATTTTAATGGAAGAGCCGAAGCTAATATTACTAACGTATCCAAAATCAATGAAAAATGGTCTCAAACATTTTTACTTCACGGAAACGGAACTTTCGGCAATACCGACATGAATGATGACGGCTTTCTTGACCGTCCAAAAGGAACGCAGATCAACGCAGCTTATTTATTGAATTATAATGATTTAGAGGAGTCAGGTTTCGGTTCGCATTTTGGAATTAATTTCATTAAAGATGAGAGAACGGCAGGCCAAACTGATTTCAACAAACAATTGGCTCAGGACAAACAAACCGCTTACGGCGTTGGAATTGACATCTCAAGATTTCAGGTTTGGAATAAAACAGGATACGTTTTTAAGGGAAAACCTTACCAAAGTTTAGGCTGGATGAATCAATATGTTTATCATCAGCAGGACAGCTTTTTTGGTCTTAGAAATTATTCAGGAAAGCAGCAAACGTATTACTCTAATTTAATTTTTGAAAGTATTTTAGGTAATACCAATCATAAATATAAAGCAGGTGCAAGTTTTATGTATGATGGTTATGACGAAACATATTTGATTGATAATTTTAAAAGAAACGAGATCGTTCCCGGAATTTTTGCTGAATATACGTTGACAGGTTTAAAATATACTTTAGTCGCCGGAGCAAGAGCAGATTTCCACAATTTAGCAGGAACTCAGTTTACGCCAAGATTGAATTTTAAATATGATTTCACTCCACAGACTATTTTGAGACTTTCCGCAGGAAGAGGTTTTAGAACCGCCAATGTTTTTGCTGAAAATCAACAATATTTTGCGTCTAATAGAAATATCCAGATCTTACAAAATAATGGAGATATTTATGGTTTAAAGCCGGAAATCGCTTGGAATTACGGGGTAAGTTTACAACAGGAAGTCAAATTATTTGGAAGAAAATCTTCGATTATTGCTGATTTCTTCAGAACAGATTTCCAGAACCAGGTTTTGGTTGATTTAGATCGTTCACCTCAGCAATTGACTTTTTATAACTTAGAAGGTAAATCTTTTGCGAACTCTTTCCAAACGCAGTGGGATTTTACGCCTTTCAAAAACTTTGATGTGAGATTAGCCTATAAATATTATGATGTACAGGCTGATTATCTGGATGGAAGAAGAGAAATTCCGTTCATGGCCAAGCACAGAGGTTTCGTGAATTTGGCTTATTCAACCAACAAAAATAACAATGGCGCATTTTGGAGTTTTGACACCACTTTAAACTGGGTCGGAAAACAAAGACTTCCTAACACATCAAGCAATCCCGAAGAATTTCAATTGCCAACCTATTCAGAATCTTATGCAGTGTTGAATGCTCAGATCTCAAGAAATTTCAACAAAAAGATCAGAGCTTATGTTGGAGGAGAGAACTTAACTTCATATTATCAAAAAAATGCGATTGTAGATTTCAAGAATCCTTTCGGAAATTATTTTGATGGCGGAATGGTTTACGCTCCGATCATGAAGGCTAATTTCTATGTTGGATTGGATGTAACATTCTAGGTTTGAGAGTTTGAGAATTATAGAGTTTGAGTGAAACAACAAAACTCAATCAAATCAAAATATATAAGCATGATTTCAATAATTTAATATCTTGAAATCATGCTTTTTTGTATCTTTAAACTAAAGTAAAAGTATGGGATTACAGGATCTTGTTTTTGAAGACAATTATAAAAAATTCGGGCTCAGTGTATTTTCTAATGAAAACCTTGAAACCATCAACAAAATAAAGTCTCAGCCTTATATCAAAATACTTTTAGTTCCTGCAGGTTATGAACTTACCATAGATTTCAATCATTATAAAACAGAAGCTCCCACTCTATTTTTTCTTACCTATCAATATTTAGATATTAAAAATGAAGATTCTGAAGTCGCTTCTCTTCTCTATTACAACCGAGATTTTTATTGCATCCAAATTCATGATAAAGAAGTAGCTTGTGACGGTCTGCTTTTTCATAATATTTTTGAAATTCCAAAAGTTGATCTTGATGATTCTGAAACGATTATCATTAAAAACTTATTTCAAAATATCAACGAAGAACTTGAATGGAAAGAATCTTCCAGCGAAGAAATGATAAGAACGTATTTAAAACAAATCATCATCCGCGCTACCAGAAAATGGAAAAAGCAAAATCTGGACAACGATATAGTAAAAATTCCAAGCAATGAATTAGATGTTTTCAGAGATTTCAGCAGACATCTGGAAATCCATTTCAGAGAGAAGCACAATGTGGCTGATTATGCAGACTTGCTACACTTAGCACCGAAAACTTTAACCCATAAATTTAAAAACTTAAACCTAGATTCGCCCAATCAGTTTATCATCAATCGAATTTTATTGGAGGCCAAAAGATTGTTATTTTACACCGATAAACCTGTTAA harbors:
- a CDS encoding polyprenol monophosphomannose synthase; this translates as MKKLVIIPTYNEKENIESIISAVFALEDDFHILVVDDSSPDGTSNIVKDLQKKFPHTLHLSIRHVKDGLGKAYIHGFKWAIQNNYDYIFEMDADFSHNPSDLPKLFEACLNADMAIGSRYSKGVNVVNWPMGRVLLSYFASKYVRFVLGLPIHDTTAGFVCFSRKVLEEIGLDNVRLKGYGFQIEMKFRAFKKGYKIVEVPIIFTNRILGESKMNGGIIHEAVFGVLNLKWKSLINRL
- a CDS encoding DUF4271 domain-containing protein; this encodes MNIIERGANLKDFLLQKYFDASNNLPSWIITSCVMALTLAVLISQYIPIVPKYVADLSVLGYQLNKFGYSLTIVILFYFIKTTLGFVFYQSIGDGKKWLVFYFTSTKFYFVLSFLLIILCVTHYYFPIDRNKMFLYYLFFFSFVFIFKVFFYLFHKNNVLPEKWYYKFLYICTLQIAPLLLLWKLLFF
- a CDS encoding uroporphyrinogen-III synthase, which encodes MRIKSILVSQPAPSESSPYLEIAKKEKIKIDFRPFIHVEGVDNKELRTQKIDLTQYTGIIFTSKNAIDHYFRLAEELRFSVPDTMRYICQSEAVANYLQKHIVYRKRKISFGEKNFSDLAPLFKKFPTEKYLLPSSDVLSPDIIKTLDTSNVDWTRAIMYRTVCSDLTDITIKDYDMLIFFSPQGIKSLQQNFPEFKQDETNIGVFGNTTLAAAEEAGLRVDLMAPTKETPSMTMALEKYIKALHK
- a CDS encoding S9 family peptidase; this encodes MEAPQAKKIEKTLEIHGDKRTDNYFWLNERENPEVIKYLEEENAYEEFMMKDTEELQEELYEEMKARYKKDDESLPYFFNEYWYIVRYEEGKEYPIFCRKHKSLDNTEEIILDVNVLAEGETFFEVGSVAVSPNNKLMSFSSDNVGRRIYDINFKNLETEEILSDKIENTTGKAVWANDNEHVFYIRKDDSLRAFQVYRHKLGTEPSEDILIFHEEDDTFDVNVFKTKSLEYIFLASSSTISDEHRFIPADDVFAEWKMIQSRIDDLEYSVEHYEDEFYIITNADDAINFKIVKAKIDNCGMENWVDVIPHRAEVLLEGFEIFKDYLILEERERGLLQIKIIEEKTNESYYLPFSDPTYTAYIGTNLEFDTEVLRYGYTSLIQPNATYEYNLKDKTTKLLKQQEVLGGKFIAENYISERIWADSRDGETKVPISLVYHKDTKKTADTPVLLYGYGSYGHTVDASFSNVRLSILDRGFIYAIAHIRGGEYLGREWYEDGKMLFKKNTFFDFIDAGKYLIKENYTSSKHLYAMGGSAGGLLVGAVINYEPKLFNGIVSQVPFVDVVTTMLDETIPLTTGEYDEWGNPNDKEYYQYMKDYSPYDNVEAKEYPHMLITTGLHDSQVQYWEPAKWTAKLRELKTDNNLLLFKTDMSSGHGGASGRFESLKEDALEYAFLLKLENEKG
- a CDS encoding SRPBCC family protein, yielding MKSNIVFNKDFDSNTVYVMKIFNADVSKVWDYFTKSELLDQWWAPKPWKCETKEQDFKEGRIWLYSMVGPEGEKHYAQVKYGEITEHRSFDGTDAFCDENGNINQDFGQSKWLFGFTGVEEGAKVTVNIHFASPEGIKQQLEMGFEEGFKMGLNQLEEILK
- a CDS encoding sensor histidine kinase; the encoded protein is MNNKFIPIISVFMTISLIVFVTLQFYWLKRYYNVLEQDFTSKVFSTLESTAKSVTEIEIEKYMNENNKNFRNNILANNKQPSLTTIQQVEDSGTQRQIIYSKNIIERSQLPISQSGDSIKWTTLYSDEAAYKIKRDTTKPQQLTSELNNEIENGDYTIKEFAKIYGNNLPITKRVDDKVLDSIISKELKIRGISAKFGYGITDKNNKLTSIVNKDYKDKKDNTPYSYPLFTDNKDRTLYSLALVFPKKEYSLAMNNWPMLLGTFLSLLTILGIYIISINYMMRQKKLAEVKTDFINNMSHEFKTPLATISVATDSLANDKIATNPDKVKYYSELIKQENLRMKKQVENVLNMSKLERNEVNLFLKEANVRELIKRTTESFNLIVKQRNGSLTQEFNAEKYIFKIDEFHISNMLVNLLDNANKYSPETPEIHVKTRNEGNFYVIEISDKGMGMETQNKTKIFDKFFREETGNIHNVKGQGLGLSYVKKIVELHKGQVIVDSEKESGSTFTIKLPMS
- a CDS encoding response regulator transcription factor — encoded protein: MSNRILLVEDDQSFGAVLKDYLTINNFEVTLAVDGEQGLKEFTENEFDICIFDVMMPKKDGFSLAEDVKKIDKNTPIIFLTARNMREDILKGYQLGADDYITKPFDTELLLYKIKAILQRSSTLENEEQEQFKISNIFFDSMLRQLRVGDKEYKLSPKENELLKLLCIHRNDFMPRDLALRKIWKKENYFTARSMDVYIAKLRKLLKDDEGLEIINVHGEGFRLLVKN